The proteins below are encoded in one region of Aquisphaera giovannonii:
- a CDS encoding permease, with translation MTAANPALRASRIRCHWRPLILGAAMLSLLGLFWFASRYPQLFKKAEHLGKPVASMAFGSALVASGAGDPTWWRIAATMLNWLDGMKIGMSFGVAFGALLHTTLRYYPMKIGRNLYLNSIKGALVGVPMGVCANCAVPAACGVTRGHGRVETALGFLFSSPNFNPVVVMMTIMALPPSMVLAKYLVLLLVITAVVPGLIGWLERRNEVRLVVAGPEGAACDLPAAPGPDCSEPFLSVLREVAGDMARNAWMLLKPTVSIMLLASLAAAILLVLVPWNGLLARASPWRFLVASVLSTFMPVPIALDVMFASQLQGEGVAPGFVMLFAMTLGTYSIVPSIYLWRDVSKPLAVLLFGFFVVTGWLLAMAFSG, from the coding sequence ATGACCGCGGCCAACCCCGCGCTCCGCGCCTCGCGCATCCGATGCCACTGGCGGCCCCTGATCCTGGGGGCCGCCATGCTCTCGCTGCTCGGCCTCTTCTGGTTCGCCTCGCGCTACCCGCAGCTCTTCAAGAAGGCCGAGCACCTCGGCAAGCCGGTGGCGAGCATGGCCTTCGGGAGCGCGCTGGTCGCGTCCGGGGCGGGCGATCCGACCTGGTGGCGGATCGCCGCGACCATGCTCAACTGGCTCGACGGCATGAAGATCGGCATGTCGTTCGGGGTCGCCTTCGGGGCGCTCCTCCACACGACGCTCCGATATTACCCCATGAAGATCGGCAGGAATCTGTATTTGAATTCCATCAAGGGGGCGCTCGTGGGCGTGCCGATGGGGGTCTGCGCCAATTGCGCCGTGCCCGCGGCCTGCGGCGTGACCCGGGGGCACGGGCGGGTCGAGACGGCGCTGGGGTTCCTCTTCAGCTCGCCCAATTTCAACCCGGTCGTGGTGATGATGACGATCATGGCCCTGCCGCCGTCGATGGTGCTGGCCAAGTACCTCGTCCTGCTCCTGGTCATCACCGCGGTCGTCCCCGGCCTGATCGGGTGGCTGGAGCGGAGGAATGAGGTCCGGCTCGTCGTCGCCGGCCCCGAGGGGGCGGCGTGCGACCTGCCCGCGGCGCCGGGCCCGGACTGCAGCGAGCCGTTCCTGTCCGTCCTGCGGGAGGTGGCCGGGGACATGGCCCGCAACGCCTGGATGCTGCTGAAGCCGACCGTCTCGATCATGCTGCTGGCGAGCCTCGCCGCCGCGATCCTGCTGGTGCTCGTCCCCTGGAATGGCCTCCTCGCCCGGGCCTCGCCGTGGCGGTTCCTGGTCGCCAGCGTGCTCTCGACCTTCATGCCGGTGCCCATCGCGCTGGACGTCATGTTCGCGTCCCAGCTGCAGGGCGAAGGGGTCGCGCCCGGCTTCGTCATGCTCTTCGCCATGACGCTGGGGACGTACAGCATCGTGCCCAGCATCTACCTGTGGCGGGACGTTTCGAAGCCCCTCGCCGTGCTCCTCTTCGGCTTCTTCGTGGTCACGGGGTGGCTGCTGGCCATGGCCTTCTCCGGGTGA
- a CDS encoding DUF1559 domain-containing protein gives MIDGRIRRAGRRIGFTLIELLVVIAIIAVLIALLLPAVQSAREAARRAQCTNNLKQMGLALHNYESANGCFPPAGQGSAYDGPVPGNLFADGVGLMPRILQFMEQKAVFDSMNFSLDYNHVSGANFTASTTIISAFLCPSTARQGDPYRDAIDPYDAMSQATGIGYAYQDYGATCSTDIDPEGRTGLLASSPITPYRNRTTWTDGMLKAHRTRIAEITDGTSNTIAVAEDAGRDARYCSGATENFYSPALPNVLRDVYGPTFYRRFWRWACPDGAYNVSGQVNNRGLPACATTAYVFPNPTSANNAGANDEIFAFHPGGANALMGDGSVRFLKDSTNVVVLRQIITLRGGEVVSGGAY, from the coding sequence ATGATCGACGGACGAATCCGGCGGGCGGGCCGGCGAATCGGCTTCACCCTGATCGAGCTCCTGGTGGTGATCGCGATCATCGCGGTCCTCATCGCCCTGCTGCTGCCGGCCGTGCAGTCCGCCCGGGAGGCGGCGCGGCGTGCCCAGTGCACGAACAACCTCAAGCAGATGGGGCTCGCGCTGCACAATTACGAGAGCGCCAATGGTTGCTTCCCGCCCGCGGGCCAGGGCTCGGCCTACGACGGCCCGGTGCCGGGCAACCTCTTCGCGGACGGCGTGGGCCTGATGCCGCGGATCCTCCAGTTCATGGAGCAGAAGGCCGTCTTCGATTCCATGAACTTCTCGCTCGATTACAACCACGTCTCGGGGGCCAATTTCACCGCCTCCACGACCATCATCTCGGCGTTCCTCTGCCCGAGCACCGCGCGGCAGGGCGACCCGTATCGCGACGCCATCGACCCGTACGACGCCATGTCCCAGGCGACCGGGATCGGCTACGCGTATCAGGATTACGGGGCGACGTGCAGCACCGACATCGATCCCGAGGGGAGGACGGGACTGCTGGCGTCGTCGCCGATCACGCCGTATCGGAACCGCACCACCTGGACCGACGGGATGCTCAAGGCCCACCGCACCAGGATCGCCGAGATCACCGACGGCACGAGCAACACCATCGCCGTGGCGGAGGACGCGGGCCGCGACGCCCGGTATTGCTCCGGGGCCACGGAGAACTTCTATTCCCCGGCCCTGCCGAACGTCCTCAGGGACGTCTACGGGCCGACGTTCTACAGGCGGTTCTGGAGGTGGGCCTGCCCGGACGGGGCCTACAACGTCTCCGGCCAGGTCAACAATCGCGGCCTCCCCGCCTGCGCGACGACGGCCTACGTCTTCCCGAACCCGACCTCGGCGAACAACGCGGGCGCGAATGACGAGATCTTCGCGTTCCACCCCGGCGGCGCCAACGCGCTGATGGGCGACGGGTCCGTGCGATTCCTCAAGGACTCGACCAACGTCGTCGTGCTCCGCCAGATCATCACGCTGCGCGGCGGCGAGGTCGTCTCCGGCGGCGCCTACTGA
- a CDS encoding carboxypeptidase-like regulatory domain-containing protein, with the protein MDSHICMVKAAGLRPRAPAPAILLRPRGIGVLTLAVMLAGCRASDRGEAVATHPVHGSVVLADGRPVPGGLVTFVPQGTTGRQAVGALQQDGTFRLTTEAPDDGIAEGRYRVRIEPFATGEGVTKLDPKARIPSRYMDEDTSGIEVTIKAGVEALDPFRLK; encoded by the coding sequence ATGGATTCCCATATTTGCATGGTGAAGGCGGCCGGGCTGCGCCCCCGGGCACCCGCACCCGCCATCCTGCTGCGTCCCCGCGGGATCGGCGTGCTGACGCTCGCCGTGATGCTCGCGGGGTGTCGCGCGAGCGACCGCGGGGAGGCGGTCGCCACGCATCCCGTGCACGGCTCGGTCGTCCTGGCCGACGGGAGGCCGGTCCCGGGCGGCCTGGTCACGTTCGTCCCGCAGGGGACGACGGGTCGACAGGCCGTCGGGGCCCTGCAACAGGACGGCACCTTCCGGCTCACGACGGAGGCGCCGGACGACGGGATCGCCGAGGGGCGATATCGCGTGCGGATCGAGCCGTTCGCGACGGGAGAGGGCGTCACGAAGCTCGATCCCAAGGCCAGGATCCCGAGCCGTTACATGGACGAGGACACGTCCGGGATCGAGGTCACCATCAAGGCGGGAGTCGAGGCCCTCGATCCGTTCCGCCTGAAGTGA
- a CDS encoding DUF4091 domain-containing protein, with protein sequence MRLRACGGPMIALAAVVFLDPDASRAGVPSASHRPAIRARIGKDGAEVAYWLEGSLRRVYPATTPGNASLSLTAPRAGRASFQVCVRNESIHPIGFDCAVVGADELKPRVRLVGLVPLPHFTPGTDPAELEGVEHGPGLVPDPLYPETKALLGPRETRSFWVSLMIPADARPGPRPVKVRVTPWGAADAGEMDANLNVAELVVGRRRDFPVIHWWRGEATWDYYQTGRFDERWWELTRAQLRDMWDHGSDVMPVPLLVARREPFRRPCQLLDVEETSPGTYRFDWTRTRRFLAMCREIGFREFEWSHLWIYWGAENPVRVYARKGDEFVMLWPPDIGGFSDTFLNFLDQFLPEFHAFLKAEGLLEHSYFHLSDEPGDGRHIENYRRARAILREKAPWMTGRIMDALSNIEYGRQGLTDIPIPMVNAAQAYIDAKIPHWVYYCCAPSGPWLNRFLDTPLVKVRMSGWLFHRLGAKGFLHWGFNYWHKMEREEIGDPFHDASNGSWPGIPFGDPFLIYPGEDGPIDSIRWEVFAESLQDMAVLQAAGVKPDDAILSDIRSYADFPKSEDWLRRAVDRVLLGPKAAAVP encoded by the coding sequence ATGCGACTGCGAGCGTGCGGCGGCCCGATGATTGCCCTGGCGGCGGTCGTCTTCCTGGATCCGGATGCGAGCCGTGCGGGCGTTCCCTCGGCGTCGCACCGGCCGGCCATCCGGGCCCGGATCGGCAAGGACGGGGCGGAGGTCGCGTACTGGCTGGAGGGCTCGCTCCGCCGCGTCTATCCGGCGACGACGCCCGGGAACGCGAGCCTGTCGCTGACCGCGCCCCGGGCGGGGCGGGCCTCGTTCCAGGTGTGCGTCCGCAACGAGAGCATCCACCCCATCGGCTTCGATTGTGCCGTGGTCGGGGCGGACGAGCTGAAGCCTCGCGTGCGGCTGGTGGGGCTCGTGCCGCTGCCGCACTTCACGCCCGGGACCGACCCCGCGGAGCTGGAAGGGGTCGAGCACGGGCCGGGGCTCGTCCCGGACCCGCTCTATCCGGAGACGAAGGCCCTCCTCGGGCCGAGGGAGACGCGCTCGTTCTGGGTCTCCCTCATGATCCCGGCCGACGCGAGGCCCGGGCCCAGGCCCGTCAAGGTCCGGGTCACCCCCTGGGGAGCGGCCGACGCGGGCGAGATGGACGCCAACCTGAATGTCGCCGAGCTGGTGGTCGGGCGTCGTCGCGACTTCCCGGTCATCCACTGGTGGCGCGGGGAGGCGACCTGGGACTACTACCAGACCGGCCGGTTCGACGAGCGATGGTGGGAGCTGACGAGGGCCCAGCTCCGGGACATGTGGGACCACGGCTCGGACGTCATGCCGGTGCCGCTGCTGGTCGCGCGCCGCGAGCCGTTCCGCCGGCCCTGCCAGCTCCTGGACGTGGAGGAGACCTCGCCCGGCACGTATCGCTTCGACTGGACCCGGACGAGGCGGTTCCTCGCCATGTGCCGCGAGATCGGCTTCCGGGAGTTCGAGTGGTCGCACCTCTGGATCTACTGGGGCGCGGAGAACCCCGTCCGCGTCTACGCGAGGAAGGGGGACGAGTTCGTCATGCTCTGGCCCCCGGACATCGGCGGGTTCTCGGACACGTTCCTGAACTTCCTCGACCAGTTCCTCCCGGAGTTCCACGCCTTCCTGAAGGCCGAAGGCCTGCTCGAGCACTCGTATTTCCACCTCTCGGACGAGCCCGGCGACGGCCGCCACATCGAGAACTACAGGCGGGCCCGGGCGATCCTCCGCGAGAAGGCGCCCTGGATGACCGGGAGGATCATGGACGCCCTGAGCAACATCGAGTACGGCCGCCAGGGACTCACCGACATCCCGATCCCCATGGTGAACGCCGCGCAGGCCTACATCGACGCCAAGATCCCCCACTGGGTCTACTACTGCTGCGCCCCGAGCGGCCCGTGGCTGAACCGCTTCCTGGACACGCCGCTGGTCAAGGTCCGCATGTCGGGCTGGCTGTTCCACCGGCTGGGGGCGAAGGGCTTCCTCCACTGGGGCTTCAACTACTGGCACAAGATGGAGAGGGAGGAGATCGGCGACCCGTTCCACGACGCCTCCAACGGATCGTGGCCGGGGATCCCGTTCGGCGACCCGTTCCTGATCTACCCCGGCGAGGACGGCCCCATCGACTCGATCCGCTGGGAGGTCTTCGCCGAGTCGCTCCAGGACATGGCCGTCCTCCAGGCCGCGGGCGTGAAGCCCGACGACGCGATCCTTTCCGACATCCGATCGTACGCCGACTTCCCCAAGTCGGAGGACTGGCTCCGGCGTGCCGTGGACCGCGTCCTCCTGGGCCCGAAGGCCGCCGCCGTGCCGTGA
- a CDS encoding alpha/beta fold hydrolase: protein MPFMPFHILTIWLRGLLAIALIGAGAYLLKFWYDHRYVEVRVDRPAAEVRVDPSTSEDRADPRTPAPVVVRREPWQFGANRETAALLGGLALVALSIGGGSISYPLLRRAGGAEDDPDASPRGEVRRHRRPDGTDLHVELYGPEDGPTIVLTHGWGLDSREWNYAKRHLATGHRLIAWDLPGLGRSSQPADRDYSLEKLARDLDAVVGLAGGRPVTLVGHSIGGMINLTYCRLFPEALGTRVSGLIQVHTTYTNPVRTTGGAAFYTAVQKPLIEPLLHLTIALDPLAWLLNALSWLNGSAHRSTERSSFSGRETRGQLNFMARYTVKDRPAVLARGMLGMLRYDATETLGTIPVPALIVAGDRDRVTLTSASVTMANTIPRATLLQLEPARHGGHFEHHARFAEAVRAFVAASAEAPRLQPS from the coding sequence ATGCCCTTCATGCCTTTCCATATCCTGACGATCTGGCTCAGGGGGTTGCTCGCGATCGCGCTGATCGGCGCCGGCGCGTACCTCCTCAAATTCTGGTACGACCACCGATACGTCGAGGTCCGGGTCGATCGCCCGGCCGCCGAGGTCCGGGTCGATCCTTCGACGTCCGAGGACCGGGCCGATCCCCGGACGCCCGCCCCGGTCGTCGTCCGGCGTGAGCCCTGGCAGTTTGGCGCCAATCGGGAGACCGCGGCCCTTCTGGGCGGCCTGGCGCTGGTCGCCCTGTCGATCGGCGGCGGGTCGATCTCGTACCCTCTCCTGCGCAGGGCCGGGGGCGCGGAGGACGATCCCGACGCCTCGCCCCGGGGCGAGGTCCGGCGCCACCGTCGTCCGGACGGGACCGATCTGCACGTGGAGCTGTACGGCCCCGAGGACGGGCCGACGATCGTCCTGACGCACGGCTGGGGGCTCGATAGCCGCGAGTGGAACTACGCCAAGCGGCACCTGGCCACGGGCCACCGCCTGATTGCCTGGGACCTGCCGGGCCTGGGCCGCTCCTCGCAGCCGGCGGACCGCGACTACAGCCTGGAGAAGCTGGCACGCGACCTCGACGCCGTGGTCGGCCTGGCCGGGGGCCGGCCGGTGACCCTCGTCGGCCACAGCATCGGCGGGATGATCAACCTCACCTACTGCCGGCTCTTCCCGGAGGCGCTCGGGACGCGGGTCTCGGGCCTGATCCAGGTCCACACCACCTACACCAACCCCGTCCGGACCACCGGCGGCGCCGCCTTCTACACGGCGGTGCAGAAGCCGCTGATCGAGCCGCTCCTGCACCTGACGATCGCCCTGGACCCGCTCGCCTGGCTCTTGAATGCGCTGAGCTGGCTGAACGGCTCGGCGCACCGGTCCACCGAGCGGAGCTCCTTCTCGGGCCGGGAGACCCGGGGGCAGCTCAACTTCATGGCCCGCTACACGGTGAAGGACCGGCCGGCCGTCCTGGCGAGGGGCATGCTGGGGATGCTCCGATACGACGCCACGGAGACCCTCGGCACGATCCCCGTCCCGGCCCTGATCGTCGCCGGGGACCGCGACCGGGTCACCCTGACGAGCGCGAGCGTCACGATGGCCAACACCATCCCCAGGGCGACCCTGCTCCAGCTCGAGCCGGCCAGGCACGGCGGCCATTTCGAGCACCATGCCCGCTTCGCCGAGGCCGTCCGGGCGTTCGTCGCCGCGTCGGCCGAGGCCCCGCGGCTGCAGCCTTCGTGA
- a CDS encoding M64 family metallopeptidase, with translation MMLTTVILLAIPAYAAPAEALAPGTEGDETPLVVLSVLDEETGRPVERFLVLPGVPYSDRGERPVANWQPHLVRESTGGRYTWPEERSYETFQLRVEADGYRPSATNWLRRADGFKEVTLRLRRDHGTRGVVLSPDGSPAAGATIGVALTNRTLRLKGRAIDGAGAPPAEKPADRWQQPFTTRANAAGKFRLTTETDPAAVLVVVHESGYLEGPFAERLGTGDRPTSFAELRLRPWGRIQGRLLWGDRPGAGEPIELIVSREWRYPDLVGTFASARSGADGRFEFKDVPPGRVQIARLAPTADGKGLTSYQFPLMHLDVPPGEGPEVVLGGRGRVVAGRLTGLDSYEGVTLRAHPTAPHVGLRGDDEQWSGWMSLRNSPAGATVFRDAIAVAADGTFRIEGLVPGSYQVMTNGGAGRPVGGKRITVEPAAGGRDAPGDLVEIRVTRGER, from the coding sequence ATGATGTTGACCACGGTGATCCTCCTCGCCATCCCGGCGTATGCAGCCCCCGCAGAGGCCCTCGCCCCGGGGACCGAAGGGGACGAGACGCCGCTCGTCGTCCTCTCCGTCCTCGACGAGGAGACGGGCCGGCCGGTGGAACGCTTCCTCGTCCTGCCCGGCGTCCCGTATTCGGACCGGGGGGAGAGGCCGGTGGCCAACTGGCAGCCGCACCTCGTCCGGGAGTCGACCGGCGGCCGTTACACCTGGCCCGAGGAGAGGTCCTACGAGACGTTCCAGCTGCGCGTGGAGGCCGACGGCTACCGGCCGTCTGCGACGAACTGGCTGCGCAGGGCGGACGGGTTCAAGGAGGTGACGCTCCGGCTCCGCCGCGACCACGGCACGCGGGGCGTCGTCCTCTCGCCCGACGGGTCGCCGGCCGCCGGGGCGACGATCGGGGTCGCCCTGACGAACCGCACGCTGCGACTCAAGGGGCGGGCGATCGACGGGGCCGGGGCGCCGCCCGCCGAGAAGCCGGCCGATCGCTGGCAGCAGCCGTTCACGACGCGGGCCAACGCCGCGGGCAAGTTCCGGCTGACGACCGAGACCGATCCCGCCGCCGTGCTCGTGGTCGTCCACGAGTCCGGATACCTGGAGGGGCCGTTCGCGGAGCGGCTCGGCACGGGCGACAGGCCGACCTCCTTCGCGGAGCTGCGGCTCAGGCCGTGGGGGCGGATCCAGGGCCGCCTCCTCTGGGGCGACCGCCCCGGCGCGGGAGAGCCCATCGAGCTGATCGTCTCCCGGGAATGGCGGTACCCGGACCTGGTCGGGACGTTCGCCTCGGCGCGGTCCGGCGCGGACGGCCGCTTCGAATTCAAGGACGTCCCGCCCGGGCGGGTGCAGATCGCCCGTCTCGCCCCGACCGCGGATGGGAAGGGCCTCACGTCCTATCAATTCCCCCTGATGCACCTCGACGTGCCGCCGGGCGAGGGGCCCGAGGTGGTGCTCGGCGGCCGGGGCCGAGTCGTCGCCGGTCGCCTGACCGGGCTCGACTCCTACGAGGGGGTGACGCTCCGAGCCCACCCGACGGCCCCACATGTCGGGCTCCGGGGCGATGACGAGCAATGGAGCGGCTGGATGTCGCTGCGCAACAGCCCGGCCGGTGCGACCGTGTTTCGCGACGCGATCGCGGTCGCCGCGGACGGGACGTTCCGGATCGAGGGCCTCGTGCCGGGCTCCTACCAGGTCATGACGAATGGCGGCGCCGGCCGACCCGTCGGCGGCAAGCGGATCACCGTCGAGCCGGCCGCGGGGGGCCGCGATGCGCCGGGGGACCTCGTCGAGATCCGCGTCACGCGAGGCGAGCGGTGA
- a CDS encoding alpha/beta fold hydrolase, translated as MTRQTAGASALGTVLVLVAGVLAGSASAGEPPRKAVSYRTVRVDGLNVFYREAGPRDAPTILLLHGLPSSSRMFEPLLARLSGRFHLVAPDYPGFGHSDWPDPRSFAYTFDNLARIIDRFTDEVGLRSYTLYMQDYGGPVGFRLAMAHPERVRGLIIQNAVAHEVGLGPAWASRRAFWADRAAHEAAMRKGLLSLEATRARHVGSDPAPERYDPDLWTDEYAFLTKPGQAQIQADLFYDYRTNVASYPKWQAWLREARPRTLVLWGKYDPSFTIDEPEAYRRDVPDAEVHILDGGHFALDTAADRAADLIAGFMGPRP; from the coding sequence ATGACTCGACAAACGGCTGGCGCTTCCGCCCTCGGAACGGTCCTCGTCCTCGTTGCCGGCGTGCTCGCGGGGTCGGCCTCCGCCGGGGAGCCGCCGCGGAAGGCCGTCTCCTATCGGACGGTCCGGGTCGATGGCCTGAACGTCTTCTATCGCGAGGCGGGCCCCAGGGACGCCCCGACCATCCTGCTGCTCCACGGGCTGCCGTCCTCGTCGCGGATGTTCGAGCCGCTGCTGGCACGGCTGTCCGGCCGGTTCCACCTCGTCGCGCCGGACTACCCGGGCTTCGGGCACAGCGACTGGCCCGATCCCCGGAGCTTCGCGTACACCTTCGACAACCTCGCCCGGATCATCGACCGCTTCACAGACGAGGTCGGGCTCCGGAGCTACACCCTCTACATGCAGGACTACGGCGGGCCGGTCGGGTTCCGGCTCGCGATGGCCCACCCGGAGCGGGTCCGGGGGCTCATCATCCAGAACGCCGTGGCCCACGAGGTCGGCCTCGGGCCGGCCTGGGCGTCGCGACGCGCGTTCTGGGCCGACCGGGCCGCCCACGAGGCCGCCATGCGGAAGGGCCTGCTCTCGCTGGAGGCGACCCGGGCGCGGCACGTGGGGAGCGACCCGGCCCCCGAGCGGTACGACCCCGACCTCTGGACGGACGAGTACGCATTCCTGACGAAGCCCGGCCAGGCGCAGATCCAGGCCGACCTCTTCTACGACTACCGGACCAACGTCGCCTCCTACCCGAAGTGGCAGGCCTGGCTCCGCGAGGCCCGGCCGCGGACGCTCGTCCTCTGGGGCAAGTACGACCCGTCGTTCACGATCGACGAGCCCGAGGCCTACCGCCGGGACGTCCCCGACGCGGAGGTCCACATCCTGGACGGGGGCCATTTCGCCCTCGACACGGCCGCGGACCGCGCCGCGGACCTCATCGCCGGGTTCATGGGCCCGCGGCCGTGA
- a CDS encoding HEAT repeat domain-containing protein, which produces MRTLTAAVIVLAFAADMPIVLARAPRDDGARGPGLAAPDAGRRRKAVVELAAKRVAPEDAVPALAGMLNDPDAGVRRTAALTLATYGPSAQAAVPMLAAALQDGEPRAAVASAVAIGAIGVPARQAVPALLAALRATDIRLRRASAVALGEIGPAASPAAAELTRSLGDADAPLREAAASALGKIGPGAKDAVPALVRGLEDADEAMRGVAIEAIVNVGPDAGPAIPDLARRLADPSPAIRSRAAQALGAIGPAAAAAAPALAAALAGKDNAPEARRAAALALGAIGTASTGAVPALAAALGDDDDDLRHAAAYAIGDVGPGAVAAVPALIETLDDDDEEVRAEVAFALGAIGPGARDAIPALEEALDDEDATVRKAVAEALGRIRGR; this is translated from the coding sequence ATGCGAACCCTGACCGCCGCCGTGATCGTGCTCGCATTCGCCGCGGACATGCCGATCGTCCTGGCCCGGGCCCCTCGCGACGACGGGGCCCGGGGCCCCGGCCTGGCGGCTCCCGACGCCGGCCGGCGCCGGAAGGCGGTCGTGGAGCTGGCCGCAAAACGAGTCGCCCCGGAGGACGCGGTCCCGGCGCTGGCCGGGATGTTGAACGATCCGGACGCCGGGGTGCGACGCACGGCCGCGCTGACGCTCGCCACGTACGGGCCCTCGGCCCAGGCTGCCGTGCCCATGCTGGCCGCGGCGCTCCAGGACGGGGAGCCGCGGGCGGCCGTCGCCTCGGCGGTCGCCATCGGGGCGATCGGCGTCCCCGCGAGGCAGGCGGTGCCGGCGCTGCTCGCCGCCTTGCGGGCGACGGATATCCGGCTCCGCCGGGCGTCGGCCGTGGCGCTCGGCGAGATCGGGCCGGCGGCCTCCCCCGCCGCGGCGGAGCTGACGAGGAGCCTCGGCGACGCCGACGCCCCGCTCCGCGAGGCGGCCGCCTCGGCGCTCGGGAAGATCGGGCCCGGCGCGAAGGACGCGGTCCCCGCCCTCGTCAGGGGCCTTGAGGACGCCGACGAGGCCATGCGCGGCGTCGCGATCGAGGCGATCGTGAACGTCGGCCCCGACGCCGGGCCGGCGATCCCGGACCTGGCCCGCAGGCTCGCGGACCCCTCCCCGGCGATCCGGTCGAGGGCCGCGCAGGCGCTGGGGGCGATCGGCCCGGCCGCGGCGGCGGCGGCCCCCGCGCTCGCGGCCGCGCTGGCGGGCAAGGACAACGCGCCGGAGGCCCGTCGCGCCGCCGCCCTGGCGCTCGGCGCGATCGGCACGGCGTCCACGGGCGCCGTCCCCGCCCTCGCCGCCGCGCTCGGCGACGACGACGACGACCTGCGCCACGCCGCCGCCTATGCGATCGGCGACGTCGGACCGGGCGCCGTCGCCGCGGTCCCGGCCCTGATCGAGACGCTCGACGACGACGATGAGGAGGTCCGCGCGGAGGTCGCGTTCGCACTCGGCGCCATCGGCCCGGGCGCCCGCGACGCGATCCCGGCCCTCGAGGAGGCGCTCGACGACGAGGACGCGACCGTCCGGAAGGCCGTCGCCGAGGCGCTGGGCCGGATCCGGGGGCGATGA